The nucleotide window AAGCCGGCCACGCCGCCCTGGAAGGGCGGAAGCCCCGCGATCGGCTCCTGCCGGTTGGAGGCGATGAATTCCGCGACCTCCCGCAGCACGTCGCGCTCGTCAGCGGGGTGACTGGTCCAGACGTGCGAAGGGTCGGCGGTCAGATAGGAGCAGCGGCTCAGCGCCGAGCCGCGGGCGGAACTCTCGAGGAGGAGCGGGTAGGGGAGGTCGAGCAGCCGTGCGCAGGCCTCTGACGGGGAGGGGGCATCGATCAGCTCCTCGACGAGAACCGGCTGTGGAATGTCAGCGCTCCTTCACGAACTTGCGCGTCGTGCCACGGAGTGCCGAACCCGTGGCGGGCCGCCAAAGCACCACTTCGTCGATTTTTCGCGCCAGTTCAAGGTCCTTGTCGGTCACGCCGTTGGCGGTGTGGGTATTCAGCTGCACCGACAGTTTGCCCCAGCTGATGGTCAGGTCGGGGTGGTGGTCCGCTGCCTCGCAGAGGAAGCCGATCGCGTTGACCGCCATGAGTGTGGTCGGCCATCCGTCGGTTTCATAGAACCGGATGATGGTGTCTTCCTGAAACTCCCAGCCCACCGGGAGGCGATCGCCGACCGTGGTCATGTCCCAGGTCCGCTCTTTGTCGCTCATCGGTCAGTCCTTTCCGTCGAATCGCACGCTGAACCCGGCCGACTGCCCCGGGCTTTCCTCCACTTCGATGTCGAGCCGCGTCAGGTGGTGGTGCCCGGCGGCCAACAGGGCGTCCCGCACCCCCACCGCGAAATACTCCGCGAGCATCTCCACCGTGGTGTTCTTGACCGGCACCAGGGCGACATCCGACTTCGGGAAGACGAACCGGCCCTTCCCGAAGTAATCCACGACGATGGAGTCGGACTCCTCCCGCAGGCCGATCTTCTCGTTCTGGGTGGGGAGGAGGACCTTGTGGTCCACCGCTTCCACCATCGGCTTGATCACCTGCTTCAGCACGGCGAAGTCCAGCACGAAGAGGCACTCGGCGTCCACGTCCCCTTCCACCACCACGGCGACGCGGTAGTTATGGCCGTGGAGCGACTCGCATTTGTGGCCGCGGAAGGTGATGAAGTGGGCCGAGGAAAAGGAGAGATAGTCCTTGGCAACGGAAACCCGGTAGGAACGCACGCGCAGAAGTCCTGGTGGAGGGAAACGGTGGGCCCAAAGGTAGGCCGCCGACGTGCTCGAGTCGAGGGGAACGTGCGCTGCATCACCGGGAATCCCGCTTTCGAAGCGCGGGCGTCCTCCGCTGCGGACACTCTCGGCACCACGATTTTTGGCTAAGTCGTGCAATGCCAAGCCTTTCCGGAAATGGCACGCACCTCGCTTTTGAGCATGGCGTCTCCAACAGAGAAGCTCGGAGGTTCCATGTCTGCCAATATTCGTCGGCCCCTGGCCGCGTCATTCTTCGGTTCAGCAATCGCATTCGTCGCCTTGTCCATTTCTCCGGTCCCCGTCGCCGCGCAGGTGTCGGGTGCCGTCGTCATCAACAGCGGCCCCGTGCGGGGCCGGATCGCCGTGGGTGAGCCCGTGTTCGTGCCACGCCCCGTCATCATCTACCAGCCGGTGCGCGGCCGCCGGGTCGAGGTGGCACGGTACGCGCCGCAGGTGGTGTACGTCGAGCGCAGCAAGGGCCGGAACGGTAAGTCCGTCCGATGGTACCAGAAGCATGGGTACCGGCCGGTCACCCTCTTCTACTCGCAGGGCCGCTACTTCACGCAGGTGTATGCGGCGCGCGGCTACCGATATGGCCCGCAGTGGGTGGCGGTGACAGCGTGGGAGCGAGGTGGTCGGTTCTACCTCGCGTCGGGCGGGCAACAGGATCGGTACGGGTACACCAGCAGCTATGACCAGCATTCGTCCCACGGGTATGTGTACCAGGATGTCCGCCCGAACGGCGACGGCCGCGATTGGGACGATTAACCGGGGCCCAACGGCCCCACTTTCCGCCTCCAGAGAGGCGTTGACATAGATGAAGGACCAGGGGGGCGGATTCCGGTGAGGTTGCCGGGGTCCGCCCTCTTGGCGTGGGGCGGGGACCGCGCCAATCTACAGGTTGGTCGGCTCTTCGGCGGACAGCATCAGCGTCATGCGCTCGAGGGCGCTGACACGGATGGCCTGGGTCGCGGGAAAATCCGGATGATTCATCATCGACAGGAACTGCGACTTGGCCTGCCAGCGGACCAGCCAGACCGCGTCCCAATCGTTTGGCGCGGCGCCGATGATCAGGTGCCGAACCGATCCCTTGTAGACAGTGACTCCTCCCGCCGCCTCCATGAGCGGGGTCACCGCAGGGGCATAATCCTGCCAGTATCGACCGGCCCCGTCGGGTCGGGTGAACTTCAGGAGGTTTACCATCACGAACGGAGCGTTGTCGGGGTAGGCGGCGATGAGCGCAATCTGTTCCGGTGTGGGGTCGACGGTGCGGTCAGTGTGCACGTGGGCTCCGCTTCTTTGGTGGCGAGTGGGCCTGCTCGTCCGCCTCGAGTTCCGCCTCGACGGCGCGCAATTCAGTCATGAAGGCCTTGGCAGCCGGCGACAGCGTCCGGTCCTTCAGGTACACGATGCCATAGTTCGTGTGCATCCACGCTGGCCGGTAGTCGATGGCAACGAGTTGTCCGCTCGGGGCGTGCGAACGAATCACCGAGAGCGGCTCAATTCCAAACGCATCGCTGACGGCCACCGCCTCCATCGCCATGTGCAGGGTGTTCACCCGCATGGACGGAATGAACTCCCCGGTGACCGAATCGATCAACCCCGCCCCGGGCGGACCTTTCAAATGCGCAATGGCGCGGGGTGCCAGCTTCGTTCCGGCAAATGGATACTGGAAGATCATCTCGAGGGTCAGGTCGCGCTCCTGGAGCAAGGGGTGTCCGGCCCGACAGAAGAACGCCCCCGGATGCCGAGGCAACGGCTCCAGGGCCAGCCGCTCATCTTCGGCGGGTCCGCTCAGTTCGGCGACGGCGAGGTCGAGCGACGCGGAGAGCACCTGTCCGACCATGTCGCTCCAGTCTCCCGTGACCACTTCGACCTGAAGCCCCGGGTGTTTCGCCGACAATCTACCGAGTGCCTTGCCCACCGAGAGAAACGCCGGGTAGACACCGGCCCCGACCGACAGCTTTCCAACTTCCAGCCCGCGCAGCATGGCGATTTCATGCTCGAGGTGCCCGGACTCCGCCAGTAACAATGCTGCCCGATCCAACACCTGCCGACCAAGCGCGGTAGGGACGGCGCCGGAGCGTCCGCGGTCGAAGAGTCGAACGCCCAGCTCCTTTTCGAGGGCGCTGATTTGCCGGGACAGCGTCGGTGGGGTGATCCCGAGTTCGTCGGCGGCACGGGCATAGTTCCCGTGGCGGGCGACCGCGAGCGCGTGGGACAGTAGGGTGAGATCAATCATCGGTACGCAAAACGTATCATAAAGCTTTTTTAATTGCAATTGACGAAACGTGAATCGCGTGGTATATATCTTGGGAATGGTCGCCACAGGGCGACTTTCGATTTACCCCCCCCTTCACTGCTGGCCGCAGTCGTACCGGCACATTCTCACCCTCTGGAGAAGCTATGCGCATTCCATCCCTTGCGGTCCGAATGGCGGGCCTCGCGCTGGCCGTGACGGCCGTCGCCGGTCCGACGACGCTCTCGGCCCAGCAGCAGGCCAAGAAGCCCAACATCCTCTTCATCATGGGCGACGACATCGGCATCATGAACGTCGGCGCGTACCACCGTGGGCTCATGGTCGGCGAGACGCCGAACATCGACCGCATCGCGCGGGAAGGCACGTTGTTCATGACGGCCTACGCGGAGCAGAGCTGTACCGCCGGGCGCACCTCGTTTATTACCGGGATGAATCCGTTGCGGGCTGGCATGATCATGCCGCAGCTGCCGGGTTCCAGCACGTCCCTGTTGCCCGGCACCCCGGATCTCGCCGTGTTTCTGCGGGATCTCGGCTACAACACGGGCGAGTTCGGCAAGAACCACCTGGGCGACAAGACGAACTCTCTGCCAACCGCCCACGGCTTCCAGGAGTTCTGGGGCTACCTCTACCATCTCGACGCGATGCAGGGCGTGAGCTTCCCGGACATCAACAGCAGCCCCACGGTGCAGGCTGTCGTGCCACCCTGCAAGAACACGCCGGTCCCCGGTCTCTCCGATCCCGTCGGTGCCGTGGATCCGACGACCACGTTGTGCATGACGCCGCCCCGGCCTGTCATCTGGTGCACCTCGTCGGACGGCACCGAGAAGAACCAGAGCTGCAAGGACGAGGGGCCGCTCACCCTGGAGCGTTCGACGACGGTTGATGAGGAAATTTCGGCCAAGGTCGTTGACTACCTTGATCGCAATGACCCGAAGAAGACCAACAAGCCGTTCTTCGTCTGGTACAACCCGGCCCGCATGCATATCACCACCATGTTCTCGCCGAAGTATGCGGCCATGCTGGGGACCAAGGGCGGCAAGGACTGGGGCATCAACGAAGTCGGCATGAAGCAGATGGACGACAACATCGGTGTCGTGCTGGCCAAGCTCGAGGCCATGGGCGAGCTCGACAACACGATCGTCGTGTTCACCACCGACAACGGGGCCGAGGTCATCACCTACCCCGACGGCGGGGTCACGCCATTCCGGGGCGGCAAGCTGACCACCTGGGAAGGCGGCATGCGAGTCCCGATGATGGCCCGTTGGCCTGGACACATCCAGCCGGGCACCACCAACGACGGGATCTTCTCGATGCTGGACTGGTTGCCCACCCTGGTCAACATCGCCGGTGGCCCGACAGGCGACGGACTGAAGAAGCAGATTGAGGCCGGCAAGTATCCCGGCATCATCAAGACCACCCTCGACGGCGTCGACCAGCGCGCCTACCTGGAGGGCAAGGGCGAGTCCGCGCGCGACCACCTCTTCTACTACAGCGGTACGCATCCCTCGGCGGTGCGATACAAGAACTGGAAGTTCTACTACGCCATGGCACCCTCGGATGCCACCGGCGGCCTGTTGGGAGTCCAGTCCTATCACTGGACGCAAGTTGACAACATCAAGCGGGACCCGTTTGAGACGGCCGTCGGCGCCAGCCAGTTGACCCTCCTGGGCATGGGCGGTGCCTTGGCCGCGCCGAGCACGGCGTATATCTACGACTGGAACCTGCTGCCCATCGGCCAGATGCTGTGGATGAAGGAGCTGATGAGCTACAAGCAGTTCCCGGCGCTCCAGACTCCGTCGAGCTACAACCTCGATCAGATCATTCAGGCAATGCAGGAGTCGAAGACCGGCAGCCACGCAGGCGAGTAGCTGGCGGATGATGAGAATTTCGACAAGGGGAGCGCCCGGACATCGGGCGCCCTTTTTGGTATTGCTCAGAATTCCAAATGGAGTCCGGACATGAATCACTCAAGACAGTGGGCACGGTGGCGTGGAATCGCGGCTGGCGCCATGCTGCTGGGTACCGCCCTTCCGCTCTCGGCGCAGTCTAATCCCCTCCCTTCCTGGAACAACGGTGCGGCCAAGGCGTCCATCATCGAATTCGTGGAGGCCACCACCACCAAGGGATCTCCAGAGTTCGTGCCGGTGGCAGAACGGATTGCCACATTCGACAACGATGGCACACTCTGGGTCGAGCACCCCGTGTACACGCAGGTCGAGTTCGTGCTGGGCCGGGTGCCTGCCGTGGTGAAGGAGAAGCCGGCGCTCGCCGCGGAGGAGCCGTTCAAGACGGTGATGTCCGGAGACCGGGCAGCGATCTCAAAGCTCGGGATGGAAGACCTGATGAAGCTGCTCGCTGCCACGTCGACGGGCATGACGGTGGAACAGTTCCAGTCGGAAGCCAAGGCCTGGTTCGCGAGCGCGAGGGACCCGCGGTGGAAGAAGCCGTACCCCGACCTGGCCTACCAACCGATGGTGGAGTTGCTGCGGTACCTCCGGGCCAACGGCTATAAGACGTACATCGTGACCGGCGGCGGGCAGGACTTCGTCCGGACCATCTCCGAGCAGGCGTACGGGATCCCGCCAGAGCAGGTGATCGGCACCGCGGGTACCACCACCTACGGGCATGACAGCACCGGCAAGGCGGTGCTCACGAAAAACCCGAAGGTCATGCTCAATGACAACAACGAGGGCAAGGCGGAGGGGATTCAGCTCATGATCGGTCGCCGGCCCCACTTCGCGTTCGGCAATACCAGCGGCGACCAGCAGATGCTCGAGTACACCGGCACCGGCGACGGTGCCCGACTGTCGATGCTCCTCCTGCATGACGATGCCGCCCGGGAATATGCTTATGGTCCGGCCCGCGGTCTGCCGGACACGAAGGTCGGCACCTTCTCTGTTGCGCTGGACAGCATCGCGAAAGCGCGGGGATGGACCGTCGTCAGCATGAAGAAGGATTGGAAGCGAGTCTTCGCATTTGAATAGACCTGGGCCGCTGCGAGCAGTTTGTCGCGCGGGCGGCTATTCCCGCGCCGGGTTGTTCCGGATGTAGGCCTCGACTCGGCGCACGGCCCGTTCGTCAGCGAGGATGCATTCGTAGTAATTGCGTTGCCACACGCGGGCGCCGGGTGTGCCCCGGATGACATTGACGCGTTTCGTGACGGCGGATTTGAACGCACCCACGATGGTCGGGATGGACCCCGCGATTGGTTGTCCGAATGCGGGGGTGCGGGGCGCGGGGTCGACATGGCGCGTGGTGGCGGACGCCGCAGGGGCAGGGCGCGGGGTGGCCGGCACCGTAGGGGCACGGCAGGCCGTGCCCCTACGATCCCCGGACCCCACGCAATCATTGTCGATGATGACGATCCCATGAAAATGGTCCGGCATAACGACAGAAACACCGAACGTGATTGCGGGAAAATGTTCACCAGATTCCCGCCAAACCGTTCGTACGATCACCCCCAACCGATTCAGCCGCATGACGCCATCCACCACCTGCCCAAATAACCGCGCTCGCCGGTAGGTACATATCGTGACAAAATACGCCCCAGGCCGGGTGTAGTCGTAACCCCGCAGACGGATTGATTGACGGCCCGGCAGATTGCTCACCCGTCCACAATGGGCCCTGCCCGTTGCCGGCCATCACCAATTTGTCACTGCCGCATCCCCGCATCCCCGCTTCCCCACGTATCTTTAGCCCGTGCATCCCACACGAAACCACTTCCTCCCCCCCGATCCCGATGCCTTCAAGCGGGAACGCCCCTCCAAGGGGCGGATCATCGTCATTGCTCCCACCCGCGCCGCCTGCGAGACCATCGAGCTGGCCCTCGGGCTGACCGGCGTGGACACGGTGCTCGAGCGCGAGCACGGCGTCGAACTCCGCGAATGGGCGCTGGGGGGCAAGGGATTCGGCATCGTGGCGGGCACCGGGACCGGGAAGACCCTTGGCATCCGACCAGTGGCGGAGTCGATTCTCGGCGAGTCGCTCCGGGTCGGCGTGGTCAACCGCGAGCGCGAGGCCACCCCCGAGACGCCCACCTGGAACGTCGTCATTGTCACCACCGGCATTGCCCGGCGCTGGTTCCAGGATGATCTCATTACGCGGCACGACACGGTCGTGGTGGATGAGATCCACCAGACCTCGGCGGAGCTGGAGCTCTGCCTGGCCCTCGGCAAGCGGGCCGGGGTCCGGTTCATCTGGCTCAGCGCCACCGTGGACCCCTCGTTCTATGCGGCGTACCTGAACAGCGCCAACGTGCTGGAGACCGCGGCGTTCGATCCCGCTCTCCGCGCCCGGGTGCGCGTCGAGGCCAAGTCCGCCGAGGAGTTCTTCGACGAACGGTTCATGCGGCACCTGATCCAGCAGAAGCGCGGGGTGGCGGTGTTCGTGCCGACCCGGCGCGAGGTGGAGCAGCTCGCGGCCGACCTCGGCGCCCGGTACCCGAAGCTCAACGCGGCGTTCTACCACGGCGGCGAACCGATCCGGGTCATCCGCCAGTTTCTCGAGGGGGATCCCCCCAAGCCGTTCCTCCTGGCGATGACCGCCGCCGGCCAGTCGGCCATCAACGTGCGCGGGCTCGACACGGTGGTCATCTATGACGCCCGATACGGCAACGTGGTGGAGCGGGGCCGAAACGTCCTCCATCGGCTCTATCTCGGCGCCAACGAAATCCTCCAGATGGCAGGGCGGGTCCACGGACGGGTGGCCAAGGGCGAGGTGTACATCCTTTCCGACCGCCGGATGAACTTCGAGGAGCTGGTGCCGGGCCCGCCCGAATTCCAGCTGGCCGGTGACGCCGAGCGCGTCGCGATTACCTGCGCCTCCATCGGGGTGGATGCCGCCGACCTCGAGCTCCCCGTCCCGCTGGACAAGACAGCGTATCGCCGCGCCATGGCGACGCTGATCGACCGGGGATTGATCAAGGACGGCCGGCTCACGCCGTACGGGCGCGAGGTCGAGGCGATGCCGGTCGAACGTCCCTGGGGCGAGCTCCTGGTGCGGGCCGACCCGGAACTGGTGCCGCTCGTGGCCACCGCGGCCAACATCGACTCGCTGCACCGGATGACGCGGGACGAGCGCGACCTGCACGGCCTGATCGCCAACGGGAGCGATCACCTGACCGCGGCGAATGTCTACGCCGAGGCGGTGAACCAGCACGGCTACCTCGGCGAGGTGTACGGGCTGCCGCGGCACCTCTTCGAGGAGGGACTGACGGAGTGGGCCGAGAAGCGCGGCGTCCTGGTCAAGTCGGTGGAGGACACCGCCCTCGGCGTGGCGGCGGTGTACCGGGCGCTGGAACTCCCGCTGCCCAAGACGATGCCGTACGCCTCGAAGGAGCTGCGGACCCGGTTCACGGAACTGGTCGCCCGGGTCATGCCGTTCGACCTGGTCATTGACGAGCACACGGTGGATGGCACCGAGGCCAGGATCTCGAAGACGTCGATGGCGGGGAGCTGGGGAGCAGTGGCGGGGAATCTCCGCTTCTTCGGCGACCGGAACGGCATTGCCCGCGCCGGAATCGAGGGGACGACGATTCCGTACGACCTGATCCGGAAGAACGCCCGGAAGAGCGAGCCGGTGGTGAGCGTGGCGGGCGCGCGGAAGCACCGGCACCTGGCGGTGTCGCGTCGCCTGACTTACTTCGGTTTCGAGCTCGAGACGGTCATGGAGGAACTCCGGGGCGAGGTGCCGACGGGCCTGCAGGAGCAGGCGCGCGACGCGCTGACGGATGCGTTGATCGCGGGCGAGACGCCGCATCCCGATCAGGGGCGGGTCCGGCGCGCGCTCGGCGAGCTCGGTGAGCTCTGGCGGCGCTCCGGCGGCACGCTGGCGCAGGCATCCGCGGCGGCGCTGCGCCCACGCATCCGGAGCGCGCTGGCCGAGGTGACCAGCTGGCAGGAGTTCCTCGGCACTCGTGTGGCGCTGGACGCCGATGCCCTCGTGGACGGGGCCACCCGGGCCCGTCTGCTGGAGCTTCCCTCGATGGTGCACCTGCTGGGCGACGCGGTGCCGCTCGACTACGAGGTGGAAGACGGCGAAGGGGTGGTGGTCCTGAGGCTTCGGGAGGGGCAACTGCGGCGGCTCAAGGAGGAGGACCTCCCCAAGGTCGATCGGCCGCTGCGGTTTGCCGTCGTGCGAGGGCAGAAGCCTGCATTGCGGGGACGCACACTTGATGCACTGCGGGATGCCATCCAGAACGAGCCGCGGGAGCGCCGGAGCAGGCACACGGAGTTCCGTGGTCCGAAGCGCGGCGGGCGTGGGGGCGGACGGGGGGGCGATCGTGGCGGTGGTCGTGGCGGGAAACCGGGGCGAGGGGGGAAGCGGCGCCGCTAGTCAGGGGAGGAGCGCGAGCCAGAGACGATGGTAGGCCTCGTGGACCGACTCCGCGGGCGCACCGAGGTGGAGCGCCGCCTGGAACCCATCAAGGGAGGCCTCGGCGAGGCGCGCCTCGTCCGGCCTGAGCGCCGGAATGCCGAGTGCTCGGCCGATGGCAGCCGCAAGCGTGGGAAGGTGACTGGGGACCTGAGGTGGCAGCGAGATGTTTGGCTCGGCCATCAGTGCGGCCCAGGCGGCCCACTCGCCTGAGCGCACCTCGAGATTGATGGCGTCCCAGAGGCGGTCCAGCGCCTCCGCGCCCGAGGCGTCGAGTGCAGCCAGGCGGCGAGCGGTCTTGTCCCGATGGAGATTGGCGGCCACGACGGAGAGCAGCTGTTGCTTGCTGCCGTGGTGGTATGGGACCAGCCCCTTGGCGCAGCCGGCTTCGGCCGCAACGCGGTCCACGCTCCACTTCTGGAGACCGTCCCGGAGCAGGACGACAGCGGCAGCCGTGGCGATAGACTCTTTCAAGTTATTGCTCCAGATATGCTTACAGATTGACTGAACGTTCAGTCACAATATCGGATCGAGGGCCACGCTTTGCAAGTCGGCGTCCACCTGCTGCTCTTCCTGGTACAGATTCTGTTCGCCAGCCTGGCAATTGTCGGGAAGATTGTCCTTCGGGACTTTCCTGCCAGCTCGATCGTGCTCTTTCGGGTCGTAGGCGCCGCGGGGGTCCTCCTCCTCGTCAACCTGATCTGGACCCGACGCTGGGTGAAGGATCGGCGAGACTTGCTTGGGCTGGCGGTGCTCGGGCTCCTCGGCGTGGTGCTGAATCAGACCCTCTTCCTTCTCGGGCTCAGCCACACCACCGCCATCAATGCCACCATCCTGGTGACCACCATCCCGGTGTTCACCGTTCTCTACTCGGTTCTTAGCAAGCGGGAGCCCCCCTCGGCGCTCAAATTCGTCGGCATCGCCGTGGCGGGGGCCGGCGCCGTGTACCTGATCGGTCCCGACCGCCTGTCGCTCGCCCCTGGCCTGGCGCTCGGGAACCTGCTCATCGTTGTGGCAATGTTCTGCTATTCGCTCTACCTGGTGCACTCGAAGGCGATGGTCCTCAAGTACGGTCCGGTCACCGTCAGCGCCTACGTGATGATGTTCAGCGCCATCGGGACGCTTCCGCTCGGCCTCTCGGGGCTGGCGACCGTGGACCTTGGCGCCATTCGGCCCATCACCTGGATGTGGGTCGGCTATGTCGTTGTCTTCCCCACCATCATCGCCTACTTCCTCAACATCTGGGCGCTGAAGAAAGTCTCCCCCAACCTGGTGGCGGTCTACATCTACCTGCAGCCGCTCTTCACCGCGGCGGTGGCGCCAGCCGTGCTGACCGGCGAGCGGGTCACCGCCCGCGCGGCCATCGCAGGGGCGGCGATCTTCCTCGGCCTGGCACTCGTCATCCTGGGCGAGCGAACCCAGAACCGGTCGGTCCCAGCCCCCGTCCTGCCGGGAGAGTGACCACCTCAAGTTTGTTGCGGGCGTGGCGCCACTTCGCGTCTTTGCGGTAGGAGTTTTTCACCGCAAAGCCGCCAAGAGACGCGAAGGACTCCACTCTGCAGCCCCCCCTCTCCATGTCATGGAGAGGGGGACGGGGGGTGAGGTGAAACGTAGGCGGCTCGTATAATAGAGCTAAGTTGCTGTGGTATAAACCGTTAGACCGGTTTGTGGTGAATATATGCGGTGTCCCTGATTGAAACCTTTTCCGGGTCCTCGGCGTATCCACCCTTATGAACGCCCCTCAGACATCTCATCCGACGCCCCTGCCGTCCGTCTTTTCTCCCCTCGCCAAGGCGTTGCTGGACGGCTTTAGCGAGGGTGTTGTCGTCTTCGACGCGGCCGGGCGGGTCCTCTATGCCAACAGCCAGGCCCGGGCCCAGCTCGAAGGCGACACCGACCTCGGCACTGAAACCGCCGAAGACCTGCAGCCGAGACTCGCGGCGATCGGCGGTCGCATCCGCCCGCTCCGGGTGGGCACCCTGGAACTTGGCGAAGCGCTCTTCCTGCCGCCGGTCGAAGGCCCGACCACGCTGGCCGCCCGCGAGAAGGACGCAATCGTCGCTTCGCTCGATGCGCACGGCTGGAAGCTGGCGGAGACGGCCAAGAGTCTGGGGATCAGTCGCACCACCCTCTGGCGCCGGCTGAAGGCCTACGGTCTTCATCGTGACGGGCGGAGCCGGTGGGCCTCGGCCTCCTGATCGCGGCGGTCGCTCTCTCCGCCTCCGCTGGCCCCGCCACCTCAATCGCAGCACCCGCAGACACGCTTCCGACCTACTCCTCCGAGGCGACGCGCGCGCTTGTCAGCCGCGCGCAAGAGCGTCACGCCGCCGACGATACCACCGTATCAGACTACACCGCCAAGCTGCGCTACCGGGTCTCGTTCTCCCTTGGCAAGCGCAAGTGGGCGCGAATGCCGACCTACGCTGTGGAGGAGCAGGAGGGTACGGTGCACTGGCAGGCGCCGAACGACCTCCGGCTCGATATCCTCGGGCGCAGAACCGCGAGCCGTTCGAAGGACATCACCCTCTCCAGCGACTTCAGCCGGCCCTGGTTCGTGCCGCGGGGGCTGGGCGACTCGGTCCGCATCTTCGGCAACGACTTCCCGACGCGGGCCGCGCTGCATCCGCTCGCCGCGGACGGGCCCGACTGGTATCGGTACGAACTGACCGACAGCATCGCGCTCACCACCGCGAGGGGCACGTCGGTGCGCCTCTATGCCGTCGAGGTCGTGCCGTCGCGCCCCGGGCCCTCACTCGTGGCCGGGACGATCTGGATCGACTCCGCCTCCGCACAGGTCGCACGGTTCACTTTCCGGTATGTGGGCAACGAACTCTGGGTCGACCGGGACGACCCCGATCCCGACCTGGACGCCATCGGCGGTGCCAAGAAGGCCAACGCCTTCATCAACCGGATTCTCACCGTCGACTCCGACCTGGAGTACGGCCTCCAGGACGAGAAGTACTGGATGCCGTCGCGACAGGTCCTGTCGGGCACTCTCCAGATTCCGATCATCAGCGATATCGTCATCCCTTTCGAGGCGATCACCACCTTCTGGGACTACGACATCAACCGCGGCCAGCCGGTGGTGTTCGAGACGCCGCCGCCCGACTCGGGCGCCAGGCGGACGATGGACCGGGAGTCCGATTCCCTGGAGGCGGTCGTCCGCTCTGGGAAGTGGGCCGACGGGCGCTACGAGGTGCACCGCCCCCCGGTGGACACGCTCAAGAGCTACGCTGCCTGGGGCGACTCGCTGAAGCTGAATCTCGACCCGCAAGAGGATCAGCAGGTGCGCGACGTGCAGGCGCAGCTCGCCCTGCTGACGGAAGAGTTGCCGAACGACATCACCGGCATCAAGCCGGGCGGCGTCAACTACGAGGCCTTTGCCGACATCTTCCGCTACAACCGCGTGCAGGGGCCTTCCCTCGGTTATGGGTACGCTGTGGACGTGCCGGGATGGTCGTTCACGAGGGCGCAGGGCACGCTGCGGTTCGGCTTTTCCGACGCGCGGCTGACCGGGCAGCTGGGCCTGATTCGCGAGGCACCCTCCGGCCGGTGGCGTCTCGAGGGCTACCGGGCCATCGACGAAGTCGAGCCGTTCTTCAAGGTGAACACCTTCGGGAACTCCATGAACGGCGTCTTCGCCGCGCATGACGACGCCGACTACTACCTGGCGCAAGGCGGACGCATCGGCTACGAGACGTCGGTGGGTCGCGCGCTCGAACTCGACGTGCAGGCCCGGTTCGAGGACCAGCAGAGTGTGGAGACCGACGCCACCAGCGCCATCAACGACTTCCTGGGTGGCAGCGGCGACTTCCCGGCGAACACTCCGGTGACGGAAGGGTTCTTCATGGGGGTGACTGCCACCCTGAGCGGTGTGGCGGGCACCGGCACCTGGCGGAT belongs to Gemmatimonadales bacterium and includes:
- a CDS encoding 4a-hydroxytetrahydrobiopterin dehydratase, producing MSDKERTWDMTTVGDRLPVGWEFQEDTIIRFYETDGWPTTLMAVNAIGFLCEAADHHPDLTISWGKLSVQLNTHTANGVTDKDLELARKIDEVVLWRPATGSALRGTTRKFVKER
- a CDS encoding 6-pyruvoyl tetrahydropterin synthase family protein encodes the protein MRSYRVSVAKDYLSFSSAHFITFRGHKCESLHGHNYRVAVVVEGDVDAECLFVLDFAVLKQVIKPMVEAVDHKVLLPTQNEKIGLREESDSIVVDYFGKGRFVFPKSDVALVPVKNTTVEMLAEYFAVGVRDALLAAGHHHLTRLDIEVEESPGQSAGFSVRFDGKD
- a CDS encoding LysR family transcriptional regulator; amino-acid sequence: MIDLTLLSHALAVARHGNYARAADELGITPPTLSRQISALEKELGVRLFDRGRSGAVPTALGRQVLDRAALLLAESGHLEHEIAMLRGLEVGKLSVGAGVYPAFLSVGKALGRLSAKHPGLQVEVVTGDWSDMVGQVLSASLDLAVAELSGPAEDERLALEPLPRHPGAFFCRAGHPLLQERDLTLEMIFQYPFAGTKLAPRAIAHLKGPPGAGLIDSVTGEFIPSMRVNTLHMAMEAVAVSDAFGIEPLSVIRSHAPSGQLVAIDYRPAWMHTNYGIVYLKDRTLSPAAKAFMTELRAVEAELEADEQAHSPPKKRSPRAH
- a CDS encoding arylsulfatase, with the translated sequence MRIPSLAVRMAGLALAVTAVAGPTTLSAQQQAKKPNILFIMGDDIGIMNVGAYHRGLMVGETPNIDRIAREGTLFMTAYAEQSCTAGRTSFITGMNPLRAGMIMPQLPGSSTSLLPGTPDLAVFLRDLGYNTGEFGKNHLGDKTNSLPTAHGFQEFWGYLYHLDAMQGVSFPDINSSPTVQAVVPPCKNTPVPGLSDPVGAVDPTTTLCMTPPRPVIWCTSSDGTEKNQSCKDEGPLTLERSTTVDEEISAKVVDYLDRNDPKKTNKPFFVWYNPARMHITTMFSPKYAAMLGTKGGKDWGINEVGMKQMDDNIGVVLAKLEAMGELDNTIVVFTTDNGAEVITYPDGGVTPFRGGKLTTWEGGMRVPMMARWPGHIQPGTTNDGIFSMLDWLPTLVNIAGGPTGDGLKKQIEAGKYPGIIKTTLDGVDQRAYLEGKGESARDHLFYYSGTHPSAVRYKNWKFYYAMAPSDATGGLLGVQSYHWTQVDNIKRDPFETAVGASQLTLLGMGGALAAPSTAYIYDWNLLPIGQMLWMKELMSYKQFPALQTPSSYNLDQIIQAMQESKTGSHAGE
- a CDS encoding HAD family hydrolase, which encodes MNHSRQWARWRGIAAGAMLLGTALPLSAQSNPLPSWNNGAAKASIIEFVEATTTKGSPEFVPVAERIATFDNDGTLWVEHPVYTQVEFVLGRVPAVVKEKPALAAEEPFKTVMSGDRAAISKLGMEDLMKLLAATSTGMTVEQFQSEAKAWFASARDPRWKKPYPDLAYQPMVELLRYLRANGYKTYIVTGGGQDFVRTISEQAYGIPPEQVIGTAGTTTYGHDSTGKAVLTKNPKVMLNDNNEGKAEGIQLMIGRRPHFAFGNTSGDQQMLEYTGTGDGARLSMLLLHDDAAREYAYGPARGLPDTKVGTFSVALDSIAKARGWTVVSMKKDWKRVFAFE
- a CDS encoding transposase, with the protein product MSNLPGRQSIRLRGYDYTRPGAYFVTICTYRRARLFGQVVDGVMRLNRLGVIVRTVWRESGEHFPAITFGVSVVMPDHFHGIVIIDNDCVGSGDRRGTACRAPTVPATPRPAPAASATTRHVDPAPRTPAFGQPIAGSIPTIVGAFKSAVTKRVNVIRGTPGARVWQRNYYECILADERAVRRVEAYIRNNPARE